The Thioalkalivibrio sulfidiphilus HL-EbGr7 genome includes the window CGGCAAGCGCGTGGTCTCCGAGGCGGTCACGGCGATCGACCGGCTGGCGGACGAGGTGACACGCATCGGTGTGGTGATCGAATCGTTGCAGAAGGACAGCGACAACATCGGCTCAATCCTGCAGGTGATCCGCAACGTGGCCGAACAGACCAACCTGCTGGCCCTGAATGCGGCCATCGAGGCGGCCCGGGCCGGTGAGCAGGGCCGTGGTTTTGCCGTGGTGGCCGACGAGGTGCGTACCTTGGCCAGCCGTACCCAGCAGTCCACCGCGGACATCCAGGAGATGATCGAGAAGCTCCAGGCCAGCACCCGGGAGGCAGCGGCGGTGATGGAGAGCAGTCGCAAGCAGGCCAGCCAGAGTGTCGAGCAGGCGGGCAAGGCCGGTGAGTCCCTGGATCACATCACCGATGCGGTAGGCCGGATCAACGACATGGTGCAGCAGATCGCCAGCGCGGCCGAGCAGCAGAGCGCCACGGCCCGGGAGATCAACGAGAACATCCACCAGGTCCACGAGATCAGCGAGACCACCGCCAGCAACGTGGTGCACACCACGCAGGCCAGCGAGTCCCTGGCCCGGCTGGCGGAGGAGTTGCGGGCCCAGGTGCTGAGGTTCAGGACCTGATCGATGCTGCGCGCGCCCCGGGCGCATTCGACCCGGGGCGGGCCTCCTACTCGCAGCTGTAGCCGAGCATGTCCAGGCCTTCGCTCAGGTAGTCCGCCACCAGGGGCGTGGCGATCAGGTATTCAGCCGTAGTGGGGGTCCAGTTGTCCTTGGCTTCGGCCAGGGCGGTGTTCCACTCGTCCGCCTCGTAGTCGCCCCGTCCCATCCACATGAGCGCCACCAGCTGCACCTGCTGCTCCGGGTCCAGGTCGTCGATCTGGGTCTTCAGGTCCTGGTAGGTCAGGTCGTCGGCGTGGTCGGCGAGTACCTGCAGGGCCCAGTCATCGGCGGGGCTGCCGGGCTCCTCGGTGATCACCACCTCCTCCTTGGCGTGGAATTCCCGTGCGCGCTCGATGATGGCGCAGACGATGTCCGGATTCATCTCCAGCATGGGGTACCTCCGATGCGGATGGGTATCGATGCCCGGAGCATAGACCAAGCAGCACGGACGGGTGATCAGGGCTGGGAGCCTGTCGGACTTAGGCTGCTCCTACTGCGCCGGTGGGGGAGCGGCCCATTTTTCCGATCCTTCTCGTCAAATAGCGACGGCTATTCTCCTCGAACGATCGAAAAAATGGCCTCACTCTCCCACTCGGCTCGCTACGGGCACCTAAGTCCGACAGGCTCCAGGCGGCGCAGCCGCACCGGGGTGCGGGCGAGCCCCCGGGCCGGATGCCCGGCGGGCAGGCGGGCGAGGCGCTGGCGGTAGCCCCGGGCGGTCAGGGCGTCCTGCAGAAATACGCCCACGGCGTTGTCGTAGCGGGGGTGCTGCAGCATCCAGGCTCTGGAGAAGCGCTGCCGCAGGGTCGCTTGCCGCAGCAGGGCGCAGGCCTGCAGTTCGCAGACCCCGGGGAAATTGATCACCAGGGTGCCGCCCGGGGCCAGGTGACGCAGCAGCTGCCGGACCCAGGGGCCATCCACGGGGATGGCCCGACGGGGTTCGCCGTCCTCGCCGCCAAACAGATCGTCCACCAGGTAGTCGAACTTCGGGCCCCGGTGCCGGGCGAGCCAGTCCCGGGCGTCGGCCCGGTGCAGGCGGATGCCGGGTCCGGTGAGGCCGAAGAAACACCGGGCAATGCGCAGATGCATAGGATCCAGTTCCACGCCGTCGACGCTTTCTGCCCCCAGGCCGCGCAGCTGGCGCAGGGCGGTGCCGCCGCCCACGCCGAGCACCAGCGCGCGCCCGATCACGGGGTCACGGCGCAGCAGCACGGGCAGACTGAACAGGTCCCAGAGGTGGCCGGTGGCCAGCCGTTCGGGATGGGCCTGGCTGTGGAAGATGCCGTCGGTGTAGAGCCGGTGCACCCGGCCGGCGGTGCGCACCTCGTAGCGGGTGCCGCCGCGGGTGCGGGACCAGATGAGCATCAGCCGGCGGACTTTTCCTGGATCACCACCCAGGGGGCGGCCACCACGGCCCAGAAGTCAGGGCGCCGGGTCTGCCAGTCGCGGGCCTGCGCGTCGGTGGCGGGTCCCAGTTGTCCGGCGTCCATCCAGGCGCTGATGCTGTCCCGGTCGTCCTCCACCATCCGCGCGGCCACTTCCACCAGGTCCAGTTCGGGGGCCACGTGCACCACCACGCCCCGGGCGAAGTGGCGCTCCAGTTCGGGCCAGGAGATGGGCCCGGTCTCGGCATTGAGGCGGGCGCGGAGTTCGGCGGCGGTGTCGTTCATGAATGAAGGCGCTAGAAGCAAGTGGCAAGAGACAAGATACAAGAAAAATCCTTGATGTGGGGTCAGTCGTCTTGGTCGGTCTCGGGCCAGGCGTTGAGCAGGGCGCGGATCTCCTGCTCGTTGCGCGAGCCGATGAGTACGCGCTCGATGCGCTCGCCGGCGATGACGATCAGGGCGGGGGTGCCTGTGAGGCGCAGGCGTCGCACCAGTTCGGGTTCCTCCAGGGCGTTGAGCTTGAGGATGTCCCGGCGCGTCTCCAGCAGCGGGTTGATGATACTGGAGGTCTGGCCGCAGATGTGGCAGCCGGGGCGCCAGAAGTAGAGGATCAGGCGCGGCTCAAGCAGATGCTTGGGATCGATCAGGTCATCCAGCCGGGGCGCGGTGCAGCCCTCCATGAGCCGGGCGCAGCGGCGCAGCCAGAACTGCATCGCGGCGAGCAGGCCGAGGAACAGCAGGAAATAGAAGCCGAGGCCGTCCATAGAGGAAGGCTCCAGAGGCAAGTGGGCAGCGTCAAGATACAAGTGTAGTGGGTGAGGTGCCAGGAGCCTGTCGGACTTAGGCTGCACCTACTGCGCCGGTAGGAGAGCGGCCCATTTTCCCGATCCTTTTCGTCAAATAGCGACGGCTATTCTCCTCAAACGATCGTGAAAATGGCCTCGCTCTCCCACCAGGCTCGCTACGGGCACCTAAGTCCGACAGGCTCCTAGGCGGGAGGCGAAAAACCGTGTCCTCTCACGGAGCCACGGGGCACGGGGTTTTGGATCAGATGACGTTCCCTGCGTCCCAGCGCCTCCGCGAGAACATCATGCCTTTGGTTTTCTCATCCGCAAGCAACCAAGCCTCTCGCGGAGGCGCAGGGTCGCAGGGTGAATCAAATCAAGCGCCTTTCCTCCGTGGCTCCGTGCCCCCGTGAGAGGATGGCCTTTTGGTATGTCGTAGACCGTATAAGCGCAACGCATCCGGCCTGCGTGATCCCCCCCGGGTTCACCCCACCAGTTCGCGGATGGCCTTCTCGCTCTTGGCGCCCACCAGGATGCGCTGGATGCGGCCGTCGGAAACGCTGAGCAGGGTGGGGGTGCCCATCACACGGAAGCGGCGCGCCAGCTCAGGCTGTTCCATGGCGTTGATCTTGACGATGTCGTCGCGGCTTTCCAGCAAGCCGTCGATCACCCGGGTCACCTGGCCGCACATGGGGCAGGCGGGACTCCAGAAGTAGAACACCAGCCTTGGCTTCGCCAGCAGGAGCGGGTCCAGCAGATCGCTCAGTTCCGGCGCGGGCCTGCCCTGCTGGTTGCGGGTGCGGTACAGCAGCCAGAACTGGAAGCCGAAGTAGGCGGCGATCAGCAGGGCGAAGAAGACGGCGAGGCGGTCCATGGTGGAAGGCTCTAGAGGCAAGTGGGCAGAGACAAGATACAAGTGTTGGGGGGTGAGGTGTTAGGCGGGAGATGTAAAGAACAGTCCCCTCTCACGGAGCCACGGGGCTTTAGACCAATAAGATTTCCCTGCGTCCCTGCGCCTCCGCGAGAGGATTGGTTTATTGCAACCCAGCAAACCAAGGGCATGATGTTCTCGCGCAGGCGCTGGGACGCAGAGAAAGTCATTTGTTCCAAAACCCCGTGCCCCCGTGGCTCCGTGAGAGAACGAGGGTTTCGTTCCGCCTGCGGGACTTCATGGAAACCGAACCCCCCCAACCACATTCAGGCCGCGTTCAGGGCGGCGGGGATAGCCTGACGGCGACTCTCGAGGGCATGTGCCCGCAACCGTAAGGAGAGCCGTCATGAACAAGAAGCATCTGATCCGTCTGGGCGCCGGTGTCGTGGGTGCCGCGCTGCTGCTGCCGGGGCTGGCCATGGCCGGCCCTTATGGTCACACCACCACCACGGTGACCACCGTGACCTACGGTGGCAGCCATTTCCGTCCGGGTCCGCCGCCCCATGCGCCGGCCCATGGCTATCGCGGCAAGCATCAGCACCAGCACAGGCATCACCACCGGGCGCCCGCCTACCCGGTGTACCACCATGCCCCGGTGCATCGGCCGCCGGTGTATCGCGCGCCCACGGTGATCTATCACGAGCCGGTGCCGCGCAACACCCTGGACTTCACCATCCGCTACCGCACCCAGTACTGACGCAATGGCGGATTCAGGCCGTGTTCAGGCTGCCCCAGGCAACCTGAACACGGCAAAGAACCCTCAAGGAGATGCCGTCATGAAAACCCGATATGCAGCGATTCCCCTGGCCCTGGCCGCGCTGACCACCGGCGCGGCCCAGGCCTTCGACCGCCCCGGCGGCGTGTTCTACGACCAGGCCCGGGTGGTGGACGTGCGCCCGGTGAAGGAGCTGGTGCGGGTGGCCGCGCCCGCCCAGGAATGCTGGACCCAGCCGGTACGCCACGTGCAGCAGACCGGTCCGAGCACCGGTGCCTATACCCTGTCCGGCGCCATGATCGGCGGCGTGCTGGGCAACCAGATCGGCAAGGGCGACAGCCGCAATGCGGCCACCGTGGTGGGGGGCGTGGCCGGTGCCGTGATCGGCAACAGCATGGCCCAGAGCCGCCAGCAGACCCGGGTCTACACCACCCAGGAGCAGCAGTGCCAGACCGTGGAGCGCTTCTACGAGGAAGAGCGCCACGTGGGCTACCGGGTCACCTATCGCTACCAGGGCCAGGAGTACACCCGCACCATGCCCTACGATCCGGGCCGGACGGTGCGCGTGCGCGTGAGCGTCGATCCCATCGACTGAGGCCCTTTCCCCGGGGCCGCGAGGCGGTACACTTGAGTCCATGAACACCCGTGTCTCTTCATCGCTTCGCGGCCTCGGCCGAGCACTCATATTGAGCGTCGGCCTGGTCATGTCCGTGCAGGCCGCCCCGTGGCCTGACCATCAAACCGCCGGGTCGATCAGCGAGCCCCCTCCCGCGATGCCCCTGATGCCGGATGCGGCTGTCCCCTACCCGGCCGACCGGCTGGCCCAGGCCAACGCCCAGATCTCCCTCAACCAGGCCGTGGCCCAGGTGCAGCGGCGCACCGGCGGGCGGGTGCTGTCCGCCGAGACGCAGCATCACAACGGCACCACGGTGCACGTCATCCGGGTGCTGGTGGACAACCAGCGGGTACGCACCATCCGGGTGGACGCCCAGACAGGGGATTGGCTGTGAAGCGGAGAACCAGGCCATGCGTGTAGTCGTGATCGAGGACGAGGCGCCCCTGCGCGAGCAGCTGCGCACCCGCCTGGAGGCGGAGGGCTGGATGGTGGACACCAGCGCCGATGGCGAAGACGGGCTGTTCCAGCTGACCGAATATCCCGCCGATGTGGCGGTGGTGGACCTGGGCCTGCCGCGCCTGCCGGGGCTGGAGGTGATCCGCCGCCTGCGCGCCGGAGGCGGCAAGGTGCCGGTGCTGATCCTCACCGCACGCAGCCAGTGGCAGGAGAAGGTGCAGGGCCTGGAGGCCGGCGCGGACGACTACCTGGCCAAGCCCTTCCACATGGAGGAACTGGTGGCCCGCATCCGGGCCCTGGCGCGGCGCGCCGCCGGCAGCGCCGACGGGCGCCTGGCCCTGGGGCCGCTGGTGCTGGATACCGCCGCCCAGGCGGTGAGCCGCAACGGCGAGCCCGTCTCGCTGACCACCTTCGAGTACCGGGTGCTGGAATACCTGGCCCGCCACGCCGGCCAGGTGGTCTCCAAGCAGACCCTGACCGACTATCTCTACGCCCACGACGACGACCGGGACAGCAACGTGCTGGAGGTGCTCATCGGCCGGTTGCGCAAGAAGCTGGACCCGGACGGCAGCCTGACTCCCATCGAGACCCTGCGCGGCCGGGGCTACCGGCTCACCCTGACCCCGGACATCTGATGCCCCGGGGCCGCCTCAACTCCCTGAGCCTGCGGGTGGGGCTGATCGCCGCCGTGGTGGTGGCGGTGTTCGCCGGCCTCACCGCGCTCGCCCTGGAGCGGGCCTTCCGGGACAGCGCCGCCCAGGCCCTGGACGAGCGCCTGCATGCCCAGCTGTACCTGTTGATGGGGGTCACCGAGGTGGATGCCGGCGGGCGCGTCATCCTCCCGGAACGCCTGCCCGAGGCAAGGTTGATGCTGCCGGAGTCCGGGCTGGTGGCGGAGATCCGCACCCCGGCCGGCGAGCGTCTGTGGATCTCGCCTTCGGCCCTGGGCCGTGACCCGGACCGCGACGCCCTGCCCTTCACCGTCAACCTGACCGTGAACTGGGAGCTGGGGGAACGCCTCTACCCCCTGGAGTTCCGCATCCTGGAGGATCGCCGGGCCTTCGAGGCCCAGCTCTCGGAATACCGCCAGAGCCTCTGGGGCGCCCTGGCGGCCCTGGCGGTGTTGCTGCTGGCCGCCCAGGGCATTGCCCTGTCCCGGGGCCTCAAGCCCCTGCGCCAGGTGGCCCGGGAACTGCGCGCCGTGGAGCGCGGCGAGCAGCCCGGCCTGGAGGGCCGCTACCCGGTGGAGCTGAAGGGCCTGACCGACAACCTCAACGCCCTGATCCACCACGAGCGGGCCCAGCTGGCCCGCTACCGGGACGCCCTGTCCAACCTGGCCCACAGCCTCAAGACCCCGCTGGCGGTGCTGCGCGGCACCCTGGACACCCGGGACCCGGACCGTGATCAGGCCCTGGAGCAGCTGGAGCGCATGGAACGCATCGTCGCCTACCAGCTGCAGCGGGCCGCCACCTCCGGCCGCACGGTCTTGAGCGCGCCCATCCCCGTGGCGCCCCTGGTGCAGCGCCTGGGTTCGACGCTCGGCAAGGTCTACCCGGAACGGGACGTGCAGTTCGAGATGGACGTGCCGTCCAGCCTCCAGTTTCGCGGCAACGAGGGCGACCTGATGGAGCTGCTGGGCAACCTGATGGACAACGCCTGGAAGCATGGCGGTAGCCGGGTGCGGGTCAGTGCCGGCCAGACCGGCGAGGGCCTGGAACTGTCCGTCTGCGACGACGGCCCCGGCATCCCCCCCGGGGAGGTGCCCACCATCCTCACCCGAGGCGGGCGTCTGGACGAGCAGGTCCCCGGCCAGGGCATCGGCCTGGCGGTGGTGGCCGATATCGTCGCCGCCTACGAGGGCCGTATCGAGATTGACCGCAGCCCCCTGGGCGGGGCGCAGGTGAGGGTGGTGCTGCCGGGGTGAGGCGAAGCAAGATTCAAAATTCAAGATTCAAAATTCAAAGGAGGCGGGCAGCAGGTTTTCCTTTGAATTTTGAATTTTGAATCTTGAATTTTGAATTCTCCCCAAAAGTTCTAAACTCCTATTTCCTGCTTCCTACTTCCCCATTCACCCTTCCCACCTCAACCCCGTGTCTCTCGCCCCCGTCCAGTTCGCCGCCCTGCCGCCGCCGATCATCCGTGGCGATCCGGAATCCACCTGGCCGGTGCCCGTGC containing:
- a CDS encoding spermidine synthase, translating into MLIWSRTRGGTRYEVRTAGRVHRLYTDGIFHSQAHPERLATGHLWDLFSLPVLLRRDPVIGRALVLGVGGGTALRQLRGLGAESVDGVELDPMHLRIARCFFGLTGPGIRLHRADARDWLARHRGPKFDYLVDDLFGGEDGEPRRAIPVDGPWVRQLLRHLAPGGTLVINFPGVCELQACALLRQATLRQRFSRAWMLQHPRYDNAVGVFLQDALTARGYRQRLARLPAGHPARGLARTPVRLRRLEPVGLRCP
- a CDS encoding response regulator transcription factor, which produces MRVVVIEDEAPLREQLRTRLEAEGWMVDTSADGEDGLFQLTEYPADVAVVDLGLPRLPGLEVIRRLRAGGGKVPVLILTARSQWQEKVQGLEAGADDYLAKPFHMEELVARIRALARRAAGSADGRLALGPLVLDTAAQAVSRNGEPVSLTTFEYRVLEYLARHAGQVVSKQTLTDYLYAHDDDRDSNVLEVLIGRLRKKLDPDGSLTPIETLRGRGYRLTLTPDI
- a CDS encoding thioredoxin family protein, with the protein product MDRLAVFFALLIAAYFGFQFWLLYRTRNQQGRPAPELSDLLDPLLLAKPRLVFYFWSPACPMCGQVTRVIDGLLESRDDIVKINAMEQPELARRFRVMGTPTLLSVSDGRIQRILVGAKSEKAIRELVG
- a CDS encoding DUF2288 domain-containing protein, whose protein sequence is MNDTAAELRARLNAETGPISWPELERHFARGVVVHVAPELDLVEVAARMVEDDRDSISAWMDAGQLGPATDAQARDWQTRRPDFWAVVAAPWVVIQEKSAG
- a CDS encoding thioredoxin family protein — its product is MDGLGFYFLLFLGLLAAMQFWLRRCARLMEGCTAPRLDDLIDPKHLLEPRLILYFWRPGCHICGQTSSIINPLLETRRDILKLNALEEPELVRRLRLTGTPALIVIAGERIERVLIGSRNEQEIRALLNAWPETDQDD
- a CDS encoding DUF3775 domain-containing protein yields the protein MLEMNPDIVCAIIERAREFHAKEEVVITEEPGSPADDWALQVLADHADDLTYQDLKTQIDDLDPEQQVQLVALMWMGRGDYEADEWNTALAEAKDNWTPTTAEYLIATPLVADYLSEGLDMLGYSCE
- a CDS encoding ATP-binding protein, with the translated sequence MPRGRLNSLSLRVGLIAAVVVAVFAGLTALALERAFRDSAAQALDERLHAQLYLLMGVTEVDAGGRVILPERLPEARLMLPESGLVAEIRTPAGERLWISPSALGRDPDRDALPFTVNLTVNWELGERLYPLEFRILEDRRAFEAQLSEYRQSLWGALAALAVLLLAAQGIALSRGLKPLRQVARELRAVERGEQPGLEGRYPVELKGLTDNLNALIHHERAQLARYRDALSNLAHSLKTPLAVLRGTLDTRDPDRDQALEQLERMERIVAYQLQRAATSGRTVLSAPIPVAPLVQRLGSTLGKVYPERDVQFEMDVPSSLQFRGNEGDLMELLGNLMDNAWKHGGSRVRVSAGQTGEGLELSVCDDGPGIPPGEVPTILTRGGRLDEQVPGQGIGLAVVADIVAAYEGRIEIDRSPLGGAQVRVVLPG
- a CDS encoding glycine zipper 2TM domain-containing protein — its product is MKTRYAAIPLALAALTTGAAQAFDRPGGVFYDQARVVDVRPVKELVRVAAPAQECWTQPVRHVQQTGPSTGAYTLSGAMIGGVLGNQIGKGDSRNAATVVGGVAGAVIGNSMAQSRQQTRVYTTQEQQCQTVERFYEEERHVGYRVTYRYQGQEYTRTMPYDPGRTVRVRVSVDPID
- a CDS encoding PepSY domain-containing protein; translated protein: MPLMPDAAVPYPADRLAQANAQISLNQAVAQVQRRTGGRVLSAETQHHNGTTVHVIRVLVDNQRVRTIRVDAQTGDWL